A segment of the Oceanispirochaeta sp. genome:
TAGCATATATGCACGCGCGTGCACTTAATCATGCGCACCATAGTTTTATTCAAGAAATTTTGAGCAATAAGACTATGTGAATCCGAAATATGAGGTTTTTTTTTAACATTTAATGCACGCACGTGCAACAAGAGGTTTATAATGATTGAAGCAAGCAAAAACAATACCAGTTCAGCCATTGTCCGCTATGGAATGGTCGGAGGCGGCAGTGGAGCCTTTATCGGGGAGGTTCATAGAAAAGCCATTGGTATTGATGGCAAAGCAACTCTAACAGCAGGATGTTTCTCCCGATCCATGCCTTTGACCCTTGAAACAGGCAAAGCCCTCGGTGTCAATAAGGACCGTTTGTATGAATCTTATCTGGAAATGGCGGGAGCAGAAGCCAAAAGGGAAGATGGGATTGATTTTGTTTCCATCGTCACTCCCAACAGTTCTCATTTCACCATTGCCAGAGCTTTTCTTGAACAGGGTATCAATGTTGTATGCGATAAGCCTTTGACTACCAATTATGAAGAAGCTTTACTATTGCAGGAACTTGCAAAAGAAAAGGATCTGCTCTTTGCCGTTACATACACCTATACAGGCTATCCCGCGGTTAAACAAGCACGGGAGATGATTCGAAATGGAGAGATCGGCAAAATTAGATTTGTCAATGCCGAATACCCTCAGGAGTGGCTTGCCGAACCAGTTGAGAATGATCCCTCCAACAAGCAAGCTTTCTGGAGGACAGATCCAGCCCAGTCAGGAATTTCAAACTGTGTCGGTGATATAGGAAGCCATATGGAAAACATGATTTCCTATGTGACAGGTCTGGAAATTGACTCGCTGAGCGCCCGCTTGGACCGCATGGTTGAGGGACGTAAACTCGATGACAATGCAGTGATCATGTTGAATTACAAAGGCGGAGCCGAAGGTCTTTACTG
Coding sequences within it:
- a CDS encoding Gfo/Idh/MocA family oxidoreductase; this translates as MIEASKNNTSSAIVRYGMVGGGSGAFIGEVHRKAIGIDGKATLTAGCFSRSMPLTLETGKALGVNKDRLYESYLEMAGAEAKREDGIDFVSIVTPNSSHFTIARAFLEQGINVVCDKPLTTNYEEALLLQELAKEKDLLFAVTYTYTGYPAVKQAREMIRNGEIGKIRFVNAEYPQEWLAEPVENDPSNKQAFWRTDPAQSGISNCVGDIGSHMENMISYVTGLEIDSLSARLDRMVEGRKLDDNAVIMLNYKGGAEGLYWSSQIAWGHDNDLSFRIYGTEGAISWRQENPNYLRIAKKGEHVKIASRGRDDFYNHPGSYVRLPSGHPEGYFEAFANLYSTYIDALSMKKNGTTPQGDQLDFPTALDGAKGVRFIEKCVESSEKKSAWVKFQEKKER